One genomic segment of Pedobacter endophyticus includes these proteins:
- a CDS encoding OmpA family protein, translated as MKLQLFKTLPVALAGLLIGSAAMAQEAPATTFRTWSIGVNAGVLTPLSPLGGKNDFSNNKSNFGYGLYIKKQFTPYFSLRLDGVRGKLKGDNTEAFESGRVNSSPVSAFDTQLEYSGSLSAVVNMFNINMFKKENALQLYTSVGAGLAGYKPTITTSAGTSLYAGDKTIQELIIPVGVGAKFKISDAVNFDLGWTINFVDGDNLDGYYRGSNDKYNYAYAGLEFALGSGKQLAFHNPVAATYDEALAAKNTANALKSDLDAQKAENAKLRSEMADILKDTDGDGVADKLDKCPGTPAGTVVDGSGCPLATPEKVVTKVIVTEEDRKVVADAIKNLEFDLGKATIRSKSYASLNRVAGLLINKNFSLKLAGHTDNTGSDALNMRLSKDRAESVKAYLVSQGANASRIEAIGYGESQPIATNKTAAGRQQNRRVEFTLY; from the coding sequence ATGAAATTACAATTATTCAAAACACTACCAGTTGCGCTAGCTGGTTTATTGATCGGCTCAGCTGCTATGGCGCAAGAAGCTCCGGCAACCACGTTCAGAACCTGGTCTATCGGTGTTAACGCAGGTGTATTAACACCACTTTCGCCACTTGGTGGTAAAAACGATTTTAGTAACAACAAATCGAACTTTGGCTACGGTCTTTACATTAAAAAACAATTTACACCCTATTTCTCACTTCGTTTAGATGGAGTTCGTGGTAAACTTAAAGGCGATAACACTGAGGCTTTCGAAAGTGGAAGAGTTAATTCTTCGCCAGTAAGTGCTTTCGATACCCAGTTAGAATACTCGGGTTCATTAAGCGCCGTAGTAAACATGTTTAATATCAACATGTTCAAAAAAGAAAATGCTTTACAACTCTATACCTCAGTTGGAGCAGGTTTAGCAGGTTACAAGCCAACAATCACTACATCGGCAGGTACCTCTTTATACGCTGGCGATAAAACCATTCAGGAATTGATTATTCCCGTAGGCGTAGGTGCTAAATTTAAAATCTCTGATGCTGTTAACTTCGATTTAGGTTGGACAATCAACTTTGTAGATGGCGATAACTTAGACGGTTATTACAGAGGAAGCAACGACAAATATAACTATGCTTATGCAGGTTTAGAGTTTGCCTTAGGTAGCGGAAAACAATTGGCTTTCCACAACCCGGTTGCAGCAACTTACGATGAAGCCTTAGCTGCTAAAAACACAGCAAACGCATTAAAATCAGATTTAGATGCACAAAAAGCTGAAAATGCAAAACTGCGTTCAGAAATGGCCGATATCTTAAAAGATACAGATGGCGATGGTGTTGCCGATAAATTGGATAAATGCCCAGGTACACCAGCCGGAACAGTAGTAGACGGATCAGGTTGCCCATTGGCAACCCCAGAAAAAGTTGTTACAAAAGTAATCGTTACCGAAGAAGATCGTAAAGTTGTTGCAGATGCAATTAAAAACTTAGAATTCGATTTAGGTAAAGCAACAATCCGTTCTAAATCTTATGCTTCGCTTAACAGGGTTGCAGGTTTGTTGATTAACAAAAACTTCAGCTTAAAATTAGCAGGTCACACAGATAACACTGGTTCTGATGCATTGAACATGCGTTTATCGAAAGACAGAGCAGAATCGGTAAAAGCTTATTTAGTTTCTCAAGGAGCAAACGCTTCAAGAATCGAAGCTATCGGTTACGGTGAGTCTCAGCCAATTGCTACAAATAAAACAGCAGCTGGCCGTCAGCAAAACCGTCGTGTAGAGTTTACACTTTACTAG
- a CDS encoding MarR family winged helix-turn-helix transcriptional regulator has translation MKQHQTLDYHVKFAWQNMFNKYNQMASSFGITQAIGYMLININDEDGTAVSNLAALLGVKATSLSRMLNNMEEANLIYRETSIGDKRSVKVYLTDFGKEKKQLAKGVVRKFNEYLDEHFTKKEKETFINLLIKLNDITVAYTVD, from the coding sequence ATGAAGCAACATCAAACATTAGATTACCATGTAAAGTTTGCATGGCAAAACATGTTTAATAAGTACAACCAAATGGCATCTAGTTTCGGCATTACCCAGGCAATTGGATACATGCTCATTAACATAAACGATGAAGACGGTACCGCTGTTTCTAACCTGGCCGCACTGCTTGGTGTTAAAGCCACAAGCTTATCGCGAATGTTAAATAATATGGAAGAAGCTAACCTGATTTACCGGGAAACTTCAATCGGCGATAAACGTTCAGTAAAAGTGTACCTGACAGATTTTGGCAAAGAGAAGAAACAACTGGCAAAAGGCGTAGTTCGAAAATTTAACGAATATCTTGATGAGCACTTTACCAAAAAGGAAAAAGAAACATTCATCAATTTGTTAATAAAACTAAACGACATTACAGTCGCTTATACCGTTGATTAA
- a CDS encoding 3-hydroxyacyl-CoA dehydrogenase/enoyl-CoA hydratase family protein, producing the protein MKRSINKVAVLGSGIMGSRIACHFANIGVAVLLLDIAPKELTSEEQAKGLTLDKPDVKNRIVNAALQTAIKSNPSPVYSKKVLNKIKTGNFDDDMSKIADYDWVIEVVVENLDIKKKVFEQVEQFRKPGTLITSNTSGIPIHLMAEGRSDDFKAHFCGTHFFNPPRYLKLLEIIPTPHTKPEIVDFLMHYGDKFLGKTTVLCKDTPAFIANRVGVYSIMALLHLVEKLDLTVEEVDKFTGPALGRPKSATFRTSDVVGLDTMIKVAKGLYDNCPDDKAHDLFKLPAYVQKMEENKWLGDKTKQGFYKKTKTPEGKTEILALDLKTLEYKPQQKVKSATLEMTKPVENLRERMKIFAAGKDKAGEIFRYSSFGLFEYVSDRIPEISDELYRIDDAMRAGFGWELGPFELWDAVGVKEALAGMEQYGNKAAAWVHEMLDAGNTSFYKVEGGVKKYYDIPTKSYKILPGAEEFIILDNIRENKTLWKNSGVSIIDLGDGILNVEFHTKMNTIGGDVISGINKAIDMAEKDYRGLVIGNDGANFSAGANVGMIFMMAVEQEWDELNMAIRMFQNTSMRIRYSSIPVVVAPHNLTLGGGCEFSLHADHVQLSAETYMGLVEFGVGVIPGGGGTKEFALRASDEFKDDQIVQNVLKERFLTIGMAKVSTSGYEAYELGYLQKDKFSISMNRNRLLADAKAKAIELAEAGYTKPVQRTDIKVLGKQGLGIVYAGANSMYAGNYISEHDKKISEKLGYVMCGGDLSAPTEVSEQYLLDLEREAFLSLAGERKSLERIQSIITKGKPLRN; encoded by the coding sequence ATGAAAAGAAGCATTAATAAAGTTGCTGTTCTAGGCTCGGGTATTATGGGTTCACGCATTGCATGCCACTTCGCCAATATTGGCGTAGCGGTTTTGCTTTTAGATATTGCGCCAAAAGAACTCACCTCAGAAGAACAGGCAAAAGGATTGACTCTTGATAAACCAGATGTAAAAAATCGAATTGTAAACGCGGCTTTGCAAACTGCTATAAAATCGAATCCATCTCCGGTTTATTCAAAAAAAGTATTGAATAAAATCAAGACTGGAAACTTCGACGATGATATGTCGAAAATTGCAGATTACGACTGGGTAATAGAAGTTGTTGTCGAAAATCTCGACATTAAGAAAAAAGTTTTCGAGCAAGTAGAGCAATTCCGAAAGCCCGGTACATTAATTACATCAAATACATCCGGCATCCCCATTCATTTGATGGCAGAAGGAAGGAGCGACGATTTTAAGGCTCATTTCTGTGGAACACACTTTTTTAATCCACCACGGTATTTAAAATTACTCGAAATCATTCCTACGCCGCACACCAAGCCAGAAATAGTAGATTTCCTGATGCATTACGGAGATAAGTTTTTGGGTAAAACCACCGTACTATGTAAAGATACACCAGCATTTATTGCCAACCGGGTTGGGGTGTACTCCATCATGGCATTGCTGCACCTTGTAGAAAAGCTCGATTTAACCGTAGAAGAAGTCGATAAATTTACCGGCCCGGCTTTAGGCAGACCCAAATCGGCTACTTTCCGCACATCCGATGTGGTAGGGCTCGATACAATGATTAAAGTGGCCAAGGGCCTTTACGACAATTGCCCCGACGATAAAGCCCACGATTTATTTAAACTTCCAGCATACGTGCAAAAAATGGAAGAGAACAAATGGCTGGGCGACAAAACCAAACAAGGATTTTATAAAAAGACAAAAACGCCCGAGGGCAAAACAGAAATACTCGCCCTCGATTTAAAAACACTCGAATATAAGCCACAGCAAAAAGTAAAATCGGCAACTTTAGAAATGACCAAGCCCGTCGAAAACCTTCGTGAGCGCATGAAGATTTTTGCAGCTGGTAAAGATAAGGCAGGCGAAATCTTCCGTTATTCTTCATTTGGCTTGTTCGAATACGTTTCAGATAGAATTCCGGAAATTTCTGACGAGTTGTATCGGATCGATGATGCCATGCGTGCCGGCTTTGGCTGGGAATTGGGGCCGTTTGAACTCTGGGACGCGGTTGGCGTTAAGGAAGCCCTTGCAGGCATGGAGCAATATGGCAATAAGGCCGCTGCCTGGGTACACGAAATGCTCGACGCAGGAAACACCTCGTTTTATAAAGTTGAAGGTGGCGTAAAAAAATACTACGATATTCCAACCAAATCCTACAAAATCTTACCCGGAGCAGAAGAATTTATCATTCTCGACAACATTCGCGAGAATAAAACACTTTGGAAAAACTCAGGCGTATCCATTATCGATCTCGGCGATGGAATTTTGAATGTTGAATTCCACACCAAGATGAACACCATCGGCGGCGATGTTATTTCAGGCATAAACAAGGCGATTGATATGGCCGAGAAAGATTATCGCGGCCTGGTGATCGGAAACGATGGCGCAAATTTTTCTGCCGGTGCAAACGTCGGTATGATTTTTATGATGGCAGTTGAGCAAGAATGGGATGAACTTAACATGGCCATTCGCATGTTCCAAAATACATCCATGCGCATTCGGTATTCATCAATTCCCGTTGTAGTGGCGCCGCACAACTTAACCCTTGGTGGCGGCTGCGAATTCAGTCTCCATGCCGATCACGTCCAGCTTTCGGCAGAAACTTATATGGGTTTGGTTGAATTTGGCGTGGGCGTAATTCCCGGTGGCGGCGGAACCAAAGAGTTTGCCCTGCGGGCTTCCGACGAATTTAAAGACGATCAAATTGTTCAAAACGTATTGAAAGAACGCTTTTTAACCATCGGCATGGCTAAGGTATCTACTTCGGGTTACGAAGCTTATGAGCTGGGCTACCTGCAAAAAGACAAATTTTCGATTTCAATGAACCGCAACCGTTTACTGGCCGATGCAAAAGCCAAAGCCATCGAGCTGGCTGAAGCGGGTTACACCAAACCTGTACAAAGAACAGATATTAAGGTGCTCGGAAAGCAAGGCTTGGGCATTGTGTACGCCGGAGCAAACAGCATGTACGCAGGTAATTACATTTCCGAACACGATAAAAAAATCTCCGAAAAATTAGGCTATGTGATGTGTGGCGGCGATTTATCGGCACCAACAGAAGTAAGTGAACAATACTTGCTCGATCTGGAACGCGAAGCCTTCTTATCGCTTGCAGGAGAAAGAAAGAGCTTGGAACGGATTCAATCCATTATAACAAAAGGAAAACCGTTGAGGAATTAG
- a CDS encoding acetyl-CoA C-acyltransferase yields MEAYIIAGYRTAVGKAPRGVFRFTRADDLAAEVIKALVASVPNLDKEQIDDVIVGNATPEAEQGLNIGRMISLMGLDTDKVPGVTVNRYCASGLETIATAVAKIKAGMADCIIAGGVEVMSGMPFGGWKLVPNAEVAKKNPDWYWGMGLTAEAVAKEYKVSREDQDAFSLKSHEKAIHAIKNGHLKDGILPITVNENYLDENHKKQTRTYVVDTDEGPRADTTLEKLAKLKPVFDAVGSVTAGNSSQTSDGAAFVLVVSEKKMKELNAEPIARLVSYGVVGVPPRIMGIAPIDAIPKAIKQAGLKQSDIDLIELNEAFASQSLAVIRALDLNPDIVNVNGGAIALGHPLGCTGAKLSVQMMNELKRQDKKYGMVTMCVGTGQGAAGIFERF; encoded by the coding sequence ATGGAAGCATACATTATAGCCGGATATCGTACAGCAGTGGGCAAGGCCCCACGCGGCGTATTCCGTTTTACAAGAGCCGACGATTTAGCTGCCGAGGTGATTAAAGCTTTGGTGGCCTCGGTTCCGAATTTAGATAAAGAACAAATCGATGATGTAATTGTGGGTAACGCAACGCCCGAAGCTGAGCAAGGACTAAACATCGGCCGGATGATCTCTTTAATGGGCTTAGATACAGATAAAGTACCGGGTGTTACCGTAAACCGCTATTGCGCTTCGGGCCTGGAAACAATAGCAACTGCAGTAGCCAAAATTAAGGCTGGAATGGCCGATTGTATTATTGCTGGCGGAGTGGAAGTAATGAGCGGAATGCCTTTTGGTGGCTGGAAACTTGTGCCGAACGCTGAGGTGGCCAAGAAAAATCCCGATTGGTACTGGGGAATGGGCTTAACAGCCGAGGCCGTTGCCAAAGAGTACAAAGTTAGCCGCGAAGATCAGGATGCATTCTCTTTGAAGTCGCACGAAAAGGCCATTCATGCCATTAAAAACGGTCATTTAAAAGACGGAATCCTGCCAATTACCGTAAATGAAAATTATCTCGATGAAAACCACAAGAAGCAAACCCGTACTTACGTGGTTGATACCGATGAAGGCCCTCGTGCAGATACGACTTTAGAAAAACTCGCAAAATTGAAACCCGTTTTCGATGCCGTTGGCAGCGTTACCGCGGGCAATTCCTCGCAAACATCCGATGGCGCAGCATTCGTTTTGGTGGTTTCAGAAAAGAAAATGAAAGAACTGAATGCCGAGCCCATTGCCAGGTTAGTAAGCTACGGCGTTGTTGGTGTGCCGCCGAGAATTATGGGCATTGCCCCAATAGACGCAATCCCGAAAGCCATTAAGCAGGCCGGATTGAAACAATCCGATATCGACTTAATTGAGCTGAACGAGGCTTTCGCATCGCAATCATTGGCCGTAATACGTGCGTTAGATTTAAATCCCGACATCGTAAACGTAAATGGTGGCGCGATTGCTTTAGGCCATCCACTCGGTTGCACAGGGGCAAAGCTCTCCGTACAAATGATGAATGAACTTAAAAGACAAGATAAAAAATATGGCATGGTTACCATGTGCGTAGGTACTGGCCAGGGTGCTGCAGGGATTTTTGAGCGGTTTTAG
- a CDS encoding acyl-CoA dehydrogenase family protein, whose amino-acid sequence METTEKKTIKGGEFLIKETAYQDVFIPEEFDEEQQMIAQTCRDFLEAEVYPNLEKIDKQEDPELMPTLLTKAGELGILGVSVPEEYGGFGKNFNTSMLVADVVGAGHSFAVALSAHTGIGTLPILYYGNDEQKAKYIPKLGSGEWKAAYCLTEPNSGSDANSGKTKAKPSDDGKHYIINGQKMWITNGGFADVFIVFAKIDDDKNLTAFIVEKDFGGITMNPEEHKMGIKGSSTRQVFFNDCLVPVENMLSERENGFKIAVNILNIGRIKLSAAAIGASKATLSTAINYSNERSQFGRPISKYGAIRYKIAEMASKIYAVDAANYRAGQNIDDTYDQLVAGGMESGKARLKSVEQFAVECAILKVWGSEALDYTVDEGVQIYGGMGFSADAPMDRAYRDARINRIFEGTNEINRLLTVDMMLKRAMKGELDLMTPATAVAAELMSIPDFGEEDTALFAAEKKVLANLKKATLMVAGAAVQKLMMTLSKEQEILMNIADMASYVYVLESALLRTEKLVALRGEEAAAGQLDLLRIYMVEAVDGISKAGKEALWAFAEGDEQRMMLVGLRRFTKLEPFNVKDARQRVAQQLIEANKYIF is encoded by the coding sequence ATGGAAACAACTGAAAAAAAAACAATTAAAGGCGGCGAATTCTTGATAAAGGAAACCGCATATCAGGATGTATTTATTCCCGAAGAGTTTGATGAAGAGCAACAAATGATTGCGCAAACTTGTCGCGATTTTTTAGAGGCCGAAGTTTATCCCAACTTAGAGAAGATCGACAAGCAAGAAGATCCCGAATTGATGCCCACACTTTTAACAAAGGCGGGCGAATTGGGGATTTTGGGCGTATCCGTTCCCGAAGAGTACGGCGGATTCGGGAAAAACTTCAATACCTCAATGCTCGTGGCTGATGTGGTAGGCGCAGGCCATTCATTTGCCGTGGCGCTTTCTGCGCATACCGGAATAGGTACCCTGCCAATATTGTATTATGGCAACGACGAGCAGAAAGCAAAATATATTCCCAAATTAGGCTCCGGAGAGTGGAAAGCGGCCTATTGCCTCACTGAACCCAACTCAGGTTCAGACGCCAACTCGGGCAAAACCAAGGCCAAACCGAGCGATGATGGCAAACACTACATCATCAACGGACAAAAAATGTGGATTACCAACGGCGGTTTTGCAGATGTTTTTATTGTTTTTGCGAAGATCGACGATGATAAAAACCTTACCGCTTTCATTGTAGAAAAAGACTTCGGTGGAATTACAATGAACCCCGAAGAGCATAAAATGGGAATCAAAGGCTCATCAACCCGTCAGGTGTTTTTTAACGATTGCCTCGTTCCGGTTGAAAATATGCTGAGCGAGCGTGAAAACGGCTTTAAGATTGCCGTAAATATTTTAAACATCGGCCGGATAAAACTGTCGGCCGCTGCAATCGGTGCTTCAAAAGCAACATTGAGTACAGCAATCAATTACTCAAATGAACGTAGCCAATTCGGTAGGCCGATTTCCAAATACGGGGCAATCCGGTATAAAATTGCAGAAATGGCCTCGAAAATTTATGCCGTTGATGCAGCCAATTACCGTGCAGGTCAAAACATCGATGATACTTATGACCAATTGGTAGCGGGAGGAATGGAGTCGGGAAAAGCACGATTGAAATCTGTTGAGCAATTCGCTGTTGAATGCGCCATACTGAAAGTTTGGGGCTCTGAAGCCTTGGATTACACAGTTGATGAAGGGGTTCAGATATATGGAGGAATGGGTTTTAGTGCCGATGCGCCAATGGATCGGGCTTATCGCGATGCCCGAATTAATAGAATCTTCGAGGGCACGAACGAAATTAACCGATTGTTAACCGTTGATATGATGTTGAAGCGTGCGATGAAAGGTGAACTTGATTTGATGACCCCCGCTACCGCCGTCGCCGCTGAATTGATGAGTATTCCTGATTTTGGCGAAGAAGATACCGCCTTATTTGCTGCAGAGAAAAAAGTGTTGGCCAACCTAAAAAAAGCGACTTTGATGGTTGCTGGTGCTGCGGTGCAAAAGCTGATGATGACTTTAAGCAAAGAGCAAGAGATTCTGATGAACATTGCCGATATGGCCAGTTATGTATATGTGCTTGAATCTGCTTTATTGAGGACAGAAAAATTAGTGGCACTGCGTGGAGAAGAAGCAGCCGCAGGCCAACTGGATTTACTGCGCATTTACATGGTCGAAGCAGTCGACGGAATTTCAAAAGCTGGTAAAGAAGCACTTTGGGCCTTTGCCGAAGGCGACGAGCAACGCATGATGTTAGTTGGTTTACGCCGCTTTACCAAGCTGGAGCCGTTTAATGTTAAAGATGCACGCCAAAGAGTTGCGCAACAGTTAATTGAAGCGAATAAGTACATTTTTTAA
- a CDS encoding FKBP-type peptidyl-prolyl cis-trans isomerase, which yields MADTTAIRAFIKTNNIPAQKDSYGIFYQIIEPGSGSVTYQGSTRITANYDGRLLNGALFDSTKGTPVPFTLGQVIAGWQIGIQKIQKGGQIRLIIPSYYAYGTTSPSSLIPANAILDFTITLTDVQ from the coding sequence ATGGCAGATACAACGGCGATAAGGGCATTTATTAAAACTAACAACATTCCGGCCCAGAAAGATTCGTATGGAATTTTTTATCAAATTATTGAGCCCGGATCAGGAAGTGTAACTTACCAGGGAAGTACAAGAATTACGGCAAATTACGACGGACGACTGTTAAATGGCGCTCTTTTCGATAGCACAAAAGGAACCCCGGTTCCGTTTACTTTGGGCCAGGTTATTGCCGGCTGGCAAATAGGCATTCAAAAAATTCAAAAAGGTGGTCAAATCAGGCTGATTATTCCTTCTTATTATGCTTACGGAACAACTTCGCCATCTTCGTTAATCCCGGCAAACGCTATTTTAGACTTTACAATTACACTTACTGACGTACAATAA
- a CDS encoding FKBP-type peptidyl-prolyl cis-trans isomerase, with the protein MNNFTKLSLFTVLATTTIFSSCKKEYESIQRVDDAAIKSYIAKNNLTSMQQDPDKTGFYFQVTNPTTGDLFLNKDSVLYDVVIKSMQSGNQYLKSPVNGNLGTYVGYLNNFFQSSLSTSTTYNIPALRTATLALKPGGVARILLPSYLAFGRNGAGGIPSNENLDVTITTYPYKKQWQFDDVKIQNFLTAKGLTATKDASRVYYITTAAGTGTETITETSTVVYKYTGRLLDGTVFDSSTDGTYSTTLQYLIQGWKAIIPKFTAGAKIRMFIPSDMGYGLSGNGAIPPNAVLDFDIEIVSVTK; encoded by the coding sequence ATGAACAATTTTACCAAACTCAGCCTCTTTACAGTTCTGGCAACTACAACAATATTCAGTTCGTGTAAAAAGGAATATGAGTCGATTCAGAGGGTAGATGACGCGGCAATTAAATCGTATATTGCCAAAAACAACCTGACTTCGATGCAGCAAGACCCCGATAAAACCGGGTTCTATTTTCAGGTAACCAACCCAACTACCGGAGACTTGTTTTTAAACAAGGATTCAGTTTTGTACGATGTAGTAATTAAATCGATGCAATCGGGTAATCAGTACCTTAAATCGCCTGTTAACGGAAACCTCGGTACTTACGTTGGTTATTTAAACAACTTTTTCCAATCATCGCTGTCAACATCAACAACTTATAATATTCCCGCTTTGCGTACAGCCACACTGGCCTTAAAGCCGGGCGGTGTTGCACGAATTTTACTGCCGTCTTATTTGGCTTTTGGTCGTAATGGCGCTGGTGGTATTCCATCAAACGAGAATCTCGATGTAACCATTACTACTTATCCATATAAAAAGCAATGGCAGTTTGACGATGTGAAAATCCAGAATTTCCTAACTGCAAAAGGCTTAACAGCCACAAAAGACGCTTCGAGAGTGTATTATATTACAACCGCTGCCGGCACCGGAACGGAAACGATTACCGAAACCAGCACTGTAGTTTACAAATATACCGGAAGATTGCTTGACGGAACGGTTTTCGATTCGTCAACCGATGGCACATACTCTACAACCTTGCAGTACCTTATTCAAGGCTGGAAAGCAATAATACCGAAATTTACCGCAGGGGCGAAAATAAGGATGTTTATCCCATCCGACATGGGTTACGGCCTATCCGGAAATGGCGCAATTCCGCCTAATGCCGTATTGGATTTTGATATAGAGATTGTTAGCGTAACTAAGTAG
- a CDS encoding cryptochrome/photolyase family protein, which produces MTPVSIFWFRRDLRLQDNAALYHALKGKNPVLPLFIFDKNILDKLAHNDARVTFIYQTIESLKKELRNLGSDLLVKYGNPEEVWPKILQDYPVKEVYTNRDYEPYARERDDNMFEFLRSEKITFKTFKDQVIFEKDEILKADKTPYTVFTPYYKQWQAKLNDFYVKAYPTKRYFKSFLTTKQLPLPGLKDMGFEKSNLQFPKISYTDKLDEYAAQRDFPALNGTTHIGLHLRFGTISIRKAVSDAIDAKSNVWLSELAWREFYMMILWHFPYAAFNSFKKQYDKIKWRNNENEFRAWCEGNTGYPIVDAGMRQLNQTGWMHNRVRMVVASFLSKHLLIDWRWGEAYFAEKLLDYEMASNVGGWQWAAGSGNDAAPYFRVFNPELQTKRFDPKFEYIKKWVPEFGTKKYAQPIVEHTFARERVLKVFKEALAT; this is translated from the coding sequence ATGACACCTGTTTCAATATTTTGGTTTCGCAGAGATTTACGCTTACAGGATAACGCAGCGCTCTACCATGCGCTAAAAGGCAAAAACCCTGTGCTTCCGCTCTTTATTTTCGATAAAAACATTTTAGATAAGCTTGCTCACAACGATGCCCGGGTGACTTTTATCTATCAAACGATTGAAAGTTTGAAAAAAGAGCTTCGAAATCTTGGATCAGATTTGTTGGTGAAATATGGAAACCCAGAAGAAGTATGGCCGAAGATATTGCAAGATTACCCTGTTAAGGAGGTGTACACCAATCGCGATTACGAGCCTTACGCCCGGGAGCGTGACGACAACATGTTCGAATTTTTAAGGAGTGAAAAAATCACCTTTAAAACGTTTAAAGACCAGGTAATTTTTGAGAAAGATGAGATCTTAAAAGCGGATAAAACGCCTTACACAGTTTTTACGCCGTACTATAAACAATGGCAAGCGAAACTGAACGATTTCTATGTAAAAGCTTATCCGACAAAGCGATACTTTAAAAGCTTTTTAACAACGAAGCAACTGCCACTGCCTGGCTTAAAGGATATGGGTTTTGAAAAAAGCAACTTGCAATTTCCAAAAATCAGCTATACCGATAAGCTGGATGAATATGCTGCTCAACGAGATTTTCCGGCTTTAAACGGCACAACACACATCGGTTTGCATCTCCGTTTTGGAACGATAAGCATCAGGAAGGCCGTGAGCGATGCCATTGATGCAAAATCAAATGTTTGGCTGTCTGAATTGGCCTGGCGTGAATTTTATATGATGATTCTTTGGCATTTTCCTTATGCAGCATTCAATTCGTTTAAAAAACAGTACGACAAAATAAAGTGGCGTAACAACGAAAATGAGTTCCGGGCCTGGTGCGAAGGAAATACAGGCTACCCGATTGTTGATGCCGGGATGCGACAGCTTAACCAAACAGGCTGGATGCACAACCGGGTGCGCATGGTTGTAGCCAGTTTTTTATCGAAGCACCTGCTTATTGATTGGCGCTGGGGCGAAGCTTATTTTGCCGAAAAACTGCTGGATTACGAAATGGCCAGTAACGTTGGCGGCTGGCAATGGGCAGCGGGATCTGGAAACGATGCGGCACCTTATTTCAGGGTTTTTAACCCCGAGCTGCAAACCAAAAGGTTCGACCCCAAATTTGAATACATCAAAAAATGGGTGCCAGAATTTGGTACAAAAAAATATGCCCAACCAATAGTTGAGCATACGTTTGCACGAGAAAGGGTGCTAAAAGTGTTTAAAGAAGCGTTGGCTACTTAG